In Aspergillus flavus chromosome 3, complete sequence, one genomic interval encodes:
- a CDS encoding serine/threonine-protein phosphatase ppe1 (TOR signaling pathway phosphatase sita): MVDSKVPQPGPAKLKRNAGPDEWLEAAKDCKYLSEQHMKQLCEIVKEYMMEESNVQPVSTPVTICGDIHGQFYDLLELFRVSGGMPDESMVEPPKTSPSVITSADIEPPSEITDPKLRKKLRNSGSHSEGGDETSSQRERSSSAGSNEVTLNRNFVFLGDYVDRGYFSLETLTLLLCLKAKYPDRVTLVRGNHESRQITQVYGFYEECFQKYGNASVWKACCQVFDFMTLGAIIDGRVLCVHGGLSPEIRTLDQVRVVARAQEIPHEGAFCDLVWSDPDDVETWAVSPRGAGWLFGDKVADEFCHVNDLTLIARAHQLVNEGYKYHFANQNVVTVWSAPNYCYRCGNLASVCEIGEDLKPTFKLFSAVSDDQRHVPTSRPGRSEYFL, from the exons ATGGTCGATAGTAAAGTCCCGCAGCCAGGACCGGCCAAATTAAAGCGCAATGCCGGTCCCGACGAATGGTTAGAGGCTGCGAAAGATTGCAAGTATCTTTCAGAGCAGCATATGAAACAACTATGTGAGATTGTGAAGGAGTACATGATGGAAG AATCGAACGTACAACCGGTCTCGACGCCCGTCACAATCTGCGGAGATATCCATGGCCAATTCTACGATCTACTGGAGCTTTTCCGCGTCTCGGGCGGCATGCCAGACGAGTCTATGGTCGAACCCCCAAAAACATCACCGTCTGTGATCACCTCAGCTGATATCGAGCCTCCCTCGGAAATCACGGACCCCAAATTGCGGAAAAAGTTGAGAAACTCTGGATCGCATTCGGAAGGTGGCGACGAAACGAGCTCCCAGAGAGAACGCTCTTCAAGCGCCGGATCGAACGAGGTGACGCTAAATCGGAACTTTGTCTTCTTGGGTGATTATGTCGACCGAGGCTACTTTAGTCTGGAGACTTTGACATTATTACTATGCTTGAAGGCCAA GTATCCGGATCGAGTAACGCTGGTGCGTGGGAATCATGAGTCCCGACAGATCACGCAAGTCTACGGCTTCTATGAAGAGTGTTTTCAGAAGTACGGCAATGCATCGGTCTGGAAAGCTTGCTGTCAGGTCTTTGACTTCATGACACTTGGGGCCATCATTGATGGCAGGGTGCTCTGTGTACATGGTGGCCTAAGCCCCGAGATCAGGACCTTGGACCAAGTTCGTGTGGTGGCAAGAGCCCAAGAAATTCCGCATGAGGGTGCTTTCTGCGACCTGGTCTGGTCCGACCCTGATGATGTAGAGACATGGGCTGTCAGCCCAAGAGGCGCTG GTTGGCTGTTTGGAGATAAGGTGGCAGATGAGTTCTGTCACGTCAATGACCTGACACTAATCGCCCGTGCGCACCAACTGGTGAACGAGGGATACAAGTACCACTTTGCGAACCAAAATGTGGTGACGGTGTGGAGTGCGCCTAACTACTGCTACCGATGTGGCAACCTGGCATCGGTCTGTGAGATTGGTGAGGATCTCAAACCGACATTCAAGCTCTTTAGTGCTGTCAGCGATGACCAACGGCATGTGCCCACATCGCGGCCGGGCCGTAGCGAGTACTTCTTGTAA